The region GATCCGCCGTCCCCAGACCCCAGGCCGAGCTTGCGGAGCATGCCTTGGGCGGCCGGTCCGTTGGCGTGCATGGCGAACCCGGCGGCCGCCTTGGCGCGCAGCGCCGGTTCGCGGTAGTCCCCGGATGCGACCTCGATGTTGACGCGCCCGGTTCTCCCCTCGGCGTCCTCGTACTCGATCTGCGCGTCGGGATAGAGCACCCGGTCCGCCCCGTCGAGGGGAAGCCCGAGTTCCCCGGCCTCACGTCGCCGCTCGCGGTCGGCCGCGCGGTCGCCGTTCCTCCTCCGCTCCGACTCGCTCGCTCGCGCGACGGCGCTCTTGAGTTCGGCGTCGAGTCGGACGCGGCGCACCTTGGCCCCGCGTCGGCGGAGGCGCTCCCGTTCCTCGGCGCATGCGCGGTAGACGGCGGTGTCGTGGCTGGCTTGGGCGTCGCGGATTCGGGGGATGTCGATCCGCTGCTCCCGGTCCATCCCCCGCTTGGCGGCGAGTTCGCGAGCTTCGGCCAAGCCGGCGGGCGTGAGGGTGACGATCTTGAACGGATTGCCGTTCGGCCCTGGGGCCGTGCCCTCGGTGACGAGCCCGTCCCGGATCCACGCGTCGACGGCCCGGCGAGTGGCGTAGGGATGCCCGCTGAAGCGGATCTCCGCGAGGTCGCGGTAGGAGACCGCGCCGTGGACGCCGATGTCGGTCAGGGCCCCGGCGCAGCGTTCGGGGAAGGGGATGGACCCGCGCTTGCGGTCCGCGGCGTATTCTCGGCGGTGGCCTTTCCGCATCGGAGATCGATTGCGGCTGGGTGGCGCGGCCGGGCGCGGGTCCGGTTCGGCCGTGCGGCCGAACATCTCCCTCCCTCTCATCGGTCGGTCAGCGGCTCGGCCCGGCGCCGCGCGCCGGGGTGGGGATCTGCGGCACGTGAACGACGATCCTCTGCGGCCCCTGCGCGGGCGTGCGGACGGCCGCCACGGCGACGGGATCGCGCGCCGCCACGCGCTCGCGGTGCCGGCCGAGCACGAAGTCGGAGATCTTCTGCGCGTCCGCGGCCGCGCGCCGGATCTCGCGCGGGTCCTCCTCAAGCGCCTGGATCCAGCCCTCGACGTAGGCCGCGCCCCGCGCCGGGTCGTGGCCGACGCCCACGCGCTCGCCGGTCATCATCGCGCTGATCTCGGCCCGCAGCTCCTCGCGGGCGTACTCCGGCGAGCCGAACCCGTTGTTGATCCCCTCGATGAGGGTGTCGCGCTTCATCCGGCTCTCGTGGCCGGTGCTGTGGCCCAGCTCGTGGAGTGCGGTCTGGTAGTAGTGGTTCGCGGACGGGAACTGGCCCCGCTCGGGCAGCACGATCTCGTCGCGCTTCATGTGGTAGTAGGCGCGGTCGCCCTGGACGTGGCGGACCGGGACGCCGACATCCTCCATGACCCGCTCGGCCTCCTGGTGCACCTTCCAGAGCGGCTCGGGCGTCGGGTTCGAGCGCTCGGGCAGCCCGTCGGCCTGCTCGGCGTTGAACACCGTGTACTGGCGCACGAACGGCGCCTTGAGCTTCTCGTAGCGGTAGACCTTCTTGCCCTCGGCGTCCCTCCTGGGCCGACCCTGCTCGTCGGTCACGGCGATCCGCTTCTTGTCCTGGAAGGAGAGGATGCGGGTGCCGCGCTCGCCCTTCCTGACCTGCCCGCCTTTGGTCTGGATCTGGCGGTAGGTGCCCCAGCGCACGTCGCCGTAGCCCTGCTCCTGCTGCACGGAGGCGAGGTGCAGGCTGTTCCCGCCCCGGTAGGAGCGGTCGGTGTCCACGTTCATGGGCATCACGCGCTCGCCCGGCGCCCACGGCTTCTGCCAGGGCGCGGTGCCCTGCCGGATCTGCTCGATGATCGCGTCGGCGAACTTGCGGTGGTATTCGTCGTGGTTCATGCGTCCACCTCCTCGCCGGCGGCGCCGTGCGGGTCGTCCCAGGCGGCGGCGATCTCGTCCTCGTCGCCTACGTCCTCGGGGAAGAGGCCGTACTGCTCGGCCAGGAAGGCGTCGACTTCGAGCGTGTCGCCGCTGTCGCGGGCGAGTTCGCGGTCGAAGTCCTCGAACGTCTTGACTCGGATGGTCCGGTCGATGCCTCTCATGCGTTCACCTCCTTCGGTGGTTGGGTGGTCCATGTCGGTTCCGTGATCCAGCGGCCGGTGGCCGCGTCGTAGCCGCGCACTTCGAGCGCCTCTTCGACGAACCGGCGCCCGTCGCGGCGGGTCACGTGCAGCACGAGCGCGATGCCGTCGACGACGCCCCGGCAGGTGACCTCCCAGGGCAGCGCGTCGCCGGCCTGCATGGCGCAGCTGGCGAGTCGCGAGAGCGCGGAACGCGCGTTGTTGGCGTGGATGGTCGTGAGGGACCCGCCGTGCCCGGTGTTGAGGGCTTGCAAGAGGTCGGCGGCCTCGCCGCCCCGGACCTCGCCGACGACGATGTGGTCGGGCCGGTGGCGGAGCGCGTGGCGCACCAGGTCGCGGATCGAGACGGGCGTGTCGTGGGTGGCTCCGGCCTCGAACCGGAGGCAGTTGGCGCGGTCGATCCGGAGTTCGAGCGTGTCCTCGATGGCGACGATCCGCTCGTCCTCGGGCAGGAGTTCGATCAGCGCGTTCAGGAGCGTGGTCTTGCCCGAGCCGGTGCCGCCGGAGACGAGGATGTTCCGGCGCGCCGCAAGCGTGGCCCGGGCGGCCTGGAGCGCCTCTTCCGGGAGCGAGCTCATGCGGACGAGATCCTCGGCCGTGAACGCCCGGCCCCCGAACCTGCGTATGGTGATCGCGACCTCGGGGCTCGCGGGTGGCGTGCAGATCGCGACCCGCGATCCGTCCTCCAGCCGGGCGTCGAGGATG is a window of Gammaproteobacteria bacterium DNA encoding:
- a CDS encoding ATPase, T2SS/T4P/T4SS family, producing MKRASGVGHLVPFLPGLEGLLEDPGVSEIMINGPANVWVERAGTLEPHDAPGLTAAWLHRAAIHIARPLGLDPAARPILDARLEDGSRVAICTPPASPEVAITIRRFGGRAFTAEDLVRMSSLPEEALQAARATLAARRNILVSGGTGSGKTTLLNALIELLPEDERIVAIEDTLELRIDRANCLRFEAGATHDTPVSIRDLVRHALRHRPDHIVVGEVRGGEAADLLQALNTGHGGSLTTIHANNARSALSRLASCAMQAGDALPWEVTCRGVVDGIALVLHVTRRDGRRFVEEALEVRGYDAATGRWITEPTWTTQPPKEVNA
- a CDS encoding zincin-like metallopeptidase domain-containing protein, translated to MNHDEYHRKFADAIIEQIRQGTAPWQKPWAPGERVMPMNVDTDRSYRGGNSLHLASVQQEQGYGDVRWGTYRQIQTKGGQVRKGERGTRILSFQDKKRIAVTDEQGRPRRDAEGKKVYRYEKLKAPFVRQYTVFNAEQADGLPERSNPTPEPLWKVHQEAERVMEDVGVPVRHVQGDRAYYHMKRDEIVLPERGQFPSANHYYQTALHELGHSTGHESRMKRDTLIEGINNGFGSPEYAREELRAEISAMMTGERVGVGHDPARGAAYVEGWIQALEEDPREIRRAAADAQKISDFVLGRHRERVAARDPVAVAAVRTPAQGPQRIVVHVPQIPTPARGAGPSR